The Nomascus leucogenys isolate Asia chromosome 4, Asia_NLE_v1, whole genome shotgun sequence genome includes the window gcaaaggacacgatcatattcttttttatgactgcataatattccatggtatatatgtaccacatgttctttatccagtctatcattgttgggcatttaggctaattccatgtctttgctattgcgaatatcCCAGCACCACTTTAAACCACCTCCATCCTTGGTTCAGGTTTTTTGAACCACCCAGACAGCGTGAAGTCATGTTGTGAGTTCATAAGAGAGTGTTTCCGGTTCACCCTCACTGTGAGGGTGTGGTCATTTTCTGAAGGCATAACTTTTTGCAGGGGTCTACTCTGAGTGAGGCTCCTCCCCTTAGTTAGGCCCTCGGTTTTGTCTTTTGTCTCCTGAACCCATGAACAAGGctgaaaactgaagctcagtttTGCTGGGTTTGACAAAGGGCCTTGGGACAAAAGCTGTCTTCTGGGCTCTACTGACCTCTATATTCTAACCCTCATTTAGGTTTTGGACTCTGAAGagtctttattttcttgctaGCTTACCTATGcatttaaaatcataatttaaaaaaagtctcACATTTGTAGGTATCTTTAGCAATAAGTTTGGTTAGGGTATCTTGTCTTCCATACTGCAGGAAGCCAAATGCTGAGAATTGACATTTTCACGTTGTTTTAAGTTATTTCAGCTTTGAACAACAGTATATCTGTACATTGATGTAGGTCTTTTTTTATGTTCTTAGGcacagtttattttttccttaaaagtctTTTGCATTCTTCATTAGATTATGTCCTGTAAATCTTGGTGtgcattatgttttaaaaataaatataattgagtggtttttctgatttataaaattttctgaCATTACAGAAGAGtgtaaagaaagttttaaaaaatcataagaaacCCACTATCAGCGGCAATAACAGCTATGACCTTTTGTTGTATGTCATTGTAAATAGTATTCTTATCTGTAAACCCATGTTTGCACAAAAAGAGGAGAACTGGTTTGCATTTCAAACAGCTCACTCTGCAAGCAggatttcaggaaagaaaaagaccacCAGGATTTAAGGGGAAAGCAGAGGAGGGGATGGGGGGTTAGGGTCAGAGTTAGCAGGAAAATGAAGACAGAGGCTGGCGTGGTCCAGTGCAGAGCTTACGTGTCACAGAGCTCATCCTGAGGGGCGGGCTCAGGCCGGGGATGCCCTCCTGCTGCCATCCTTAtgccctctctccttttctctacAGGTTGACTCTGGCAGCTCCCTTGTCTGCCAAATGAACAAGACCTGGATTCAGATAGGAGTGGTGAGCTGGAGCTTTAGCTGTGGCCAGCGTCACTTCCCAGGTATCTACACCAGCACTGCCCACTTCAACCAGTGGATCAAGACTGAGGTTGCTGACATGAAGTTCGTCAGTAGGGCTGGCCCTGCCTTCCTGAGCCCAGTTTTCCTCACTGGTTACATTCTGCTGGGCTCCTTGGGCTCCCTGTGGCTCCTGTGAGCGGTGTTTCAAGGACAGTCCCTCCCGGAGGctgcttctccctcccctctgttctgccctcagaggtggagaTGAGAGGTTGCACAGGATGGCAGGGCAGAGTGAGGGGGAGGGTCCAAGAGCCATTGTTACTTTCTGTTGTTCAATGAAGATGCTTTTGAACTTTGAGCCACTCAAGTGATCATCTCGCTTCCTGACTTCCGCCAGAGCCCTTCACAACCTTCCTAACCCCCAAGCAGTCCTGGCTGTTCTCTCAAGCTGAGCCTTCTCTGACAGCTTTATGTCGTGTCTGTCTTGTGCTTGTTGTGTGACCCTGGCAGACTGttcccctccctcttcttccAAATGTGGGACTGCAGCTCCTTCTTAGTCATCCCAGCACTCCAGTAATCCCCAGGTCCCCATGGCCCTCCCCTGGGTATGTGACAGACACTTTCCCTCAGGCCTTCCTGCGAGGCCTGGCCTTTTCCCAAGTAACTCACCATGGCCAGATCACAGACCCACAATCATGGACCGTGTTTCAGAACCCACTAGCTTCTCCCAATCCTTCATATCCTTCCATGGGTCTGCAGAGCCTGACCaattcctcctctctctctggcAGAGGTAGGTGATGTGGGGATAGGGCAGAGTGCCTGCCTGGGTAATGAATGTGTGAGATGACTGTGCCCTGAGCTCCTGAGCTGTCTTGGTGACCTCCATTAGACTCTGCAGCATGAGCAAGGCTAGCTGGAGGTAACCAGGCTGAGGACAGAGCCTTGCCCCTGTGTGAGGAATGAGGGGCTGCTCAGACCTGGTGGTCCTCAGGTGCTGAGCAACCATCCACCCCCATCCCTCAGGGCACCTGAAGGGTGTGATTTACTGTCTTTTCAGAGATTGGAGCATGGATTGGCCAGCTCAAGTGTGTATCCCAAGACCACAAGCCTGGACACATGTTCGAATATCTGGGCTTGATTTAACTTTCCCCATATCttagaaaaaatcattttcttgtagagatgggggtgctatgttgcccaggctggacttgaactcctgggctcaagtgatccttctgcctcagcttcctgagtagctgagagtagctgggacaggtgcatgccacaatgctGGATCACCTTATCTTCTATTAGGCTAGAATTTTCCAACAGCTTTGAGTACCCCACAtggctttttaaatgtattacccTCCTGTGTCACTGAACCATCAATGTGTTCACCAAATTGTAACGTGCAAAGTGACCTCCTCATCCCACAGTGGCGCAATGGTAAGCACCAGTGTTCCTCTGTGGAGGGACCCTTTGCCTGCGCTCTCTTTCCTAAGCAGATGTATCTGTGGGGCAAGGGCATCTGCtgaatggggtgggggtggggtgtagTTGCTTTAGAATGAAGCAGTCTttcaaaatcattatttaaaacaCATCTATCtgcttaatttcagttccttggGCAAAGCCCCActggaggggctggagggaaagTAGGGTCACCTGGAGATCCTGGATGCCAGCCCCTGAGGTTTGGTCTTCTTCTCACCGCGGGAGGGGTGACACCATGAGCCAGTCCAGGGCAATGGGCTGCAGGGGTAAGAAGGTCTGAGAATCGGCCGAGGTTAAGTTGAGGGACTCCAGGAGACTGCTTAGACCAGTGgagtgaggagagggaggggccAAGGAGGGAGGTCAGCCGGGGCGTACCCAGCCGGGGAGGTATAAGGGAGGGCTGTCACTAGGGACGCCCTTGCAGGTCAGAGACCGGGAGCGCCATGGCCGGTGGCCCCTGGGGGGCGCCACGCAGGCGGGGCACTAGGAGCATCCCCACCCAGCTCACCAGAGGCCGCGGCATGCGGCCAACAGGGGGCGCCGTCGTGGGGGCGGCACCGGGAACGCGTTTCGGAGAGACGCAGTCGGCTGCCACCCTGGGATGGGTCCCTGGTGCCAGAGCCTGGCCCGCGGGCAGCGCCCCCGGACGTCTGCCCCCTCCCGCGCCGgtgccctgctgctgctgctgctgctgttgctgagGCCCGCAGGTGAGTCCCTTCCAATCCCTACCCCACCTGCCTGACGAGGCCCTCGCCTTCCACCTCTAATCTGCTCGGCGTTCCCCGCAGGTTGCTGGGGCGCAGGGGAAGCCCCGGGGGCACTGTCCACTGCTGATCCCGCCGACCAGAGCGTCCAGTGTGTCCCCAAGGCCACCTGTCCTTCCAGCCGGCCTCGCCTTCTCCGGCAGGCCCCGACCACCCAGACACCGCCCTTGACCACCATGGAGACCCAATCCCCAGTTTCTGAAGGCAAAGTCGACCCATACCACTGTGAGTACCAGGAGTGTAGACTCCGTGGGGCAAGGAGGGTGACAGAGGAGTCTTAAGGACCTTGGCTGGGGCTAGGGGAGCAGAAGAGACGGGGGCGAGCAGGACAGAGCAGCGCCTCCTTCTACAGGTGTTCATTGAGCACTAAACACCTGTGGGCCAGGCCTGGTCCTGTCTGGAGGCCCAGAGCTCTGGGTGTCTTGTCCTCACAGGCCTCCCCTCCTGCTGAGGTAGGGGGCAGGAAAGTCAGAGGGGCCTGGGGCTCGCTGTGTGTTCCTGCCCCGCCTGAGCTGGCTGTGGGGCACGTGGCCTCTCACCCTGCTCCAGGCCCTGACCCATCGTGCCTCTGACCCAGGCTCCCAGCCAGGGACCTCTGGGATCTCCAGCACAGCTTTCAGGGCCAGGCTGTGTGAGCCTTCTTGTGGTGACTCCAGGGTGCACACCTAAGACGTTCTCTTGCCCAGTGGCTTTCAGGCATGTTTAACAGACCGACGTAAGACTGGGAGTCAGCAAATAGCATTTAACTGTCACAGAAAGTCACCCAGACAGGACTTCCAGTACCCTGTGTTGTGCATGCCGATGTTTTCTTGTCTATGCTATCGTTTAAAAAGGCCAGTCACGGCCCACTTACGTTTACAATCTGCGAATCCATTTGGAAAACACTAAGAATGGGACTCCTGGGATGTTGGATACGTGCATCTTCAATCTAgagaaactgttttccaaagcagctgcagcAGTGAGCACTCCCACCAGCCGTGGGTAGGCATTCTGGGTGATAATCCTCACTGACACTCGGTGTCACAGATGTTGTGTTTTTGCCAGGTGGGTGGTACACAGCAGAATCTCATCGTGATTGAAATCTGCATTTCCAGGCTGGAGgtagtgggtcatgcctataatcccagtgcttttggaggctgaggcagtaagatcacttgaggtcaggagtttgagaccagcctgggcaacatagtgggactctatctctccaaaaaattaaaaaataaaaaaattagctgggtgtggtggtgtgtgcctgtagtcccaactattcaggaggttgaggtgggaagatcatttgagcctaggagtttgaggttacagtgaacaatgatcataccactgcactccagcctgggtgacagagcaagacctcatcagaggaggaggaagagggaagagagaagaggaaagaagaagcaGTCTGCATTTCCCTGCAGACTAAGGGCGGAGCAGCTTCTGTGGTCATTGGCTACTGGGATTTCCTCCTTGGGCtatgcccatttttctgttgggGCATCCACTTTCCTCTCATTGAGCCACAGAAAGGGGTTCCCAGAGGAGGGAGAGACCTCTGCCTTGGCTGAAGTAGGGGACATGGTGAGGGTGGAACTAGGTGGAAAATGAGAACAAGTTAGTGAAGGATCTGATTGGAGCTGCGAGTGTGTTGGTGACGGCAGAGGGGCTGGTGGTACACTGGGCTGGTAGGCTGGGGATGCTCTAGGGCCCGGGCTGTGGGAACAGGGAGACAGATATCTGGGCAGTGCTTGGACCCTTCTGAGGCATGAGACTCCAGTCCACATGTGGACAGCATGATTCCATGGTGACAGGTGGAAAGGGAGCACCCCTGGATGGGTGCAGGCCAGTGGATGGAGAGGCAGGAGgtcaggctgggggaggggagggacagggaAAGATCCATCCCTCATCAAGCTCTCACCTTCCTCctcagtctgtggcttttcctACGAGCAGGACCCCACCCTCAGGGACCCAGAAGCCGTGGCTCGGCGGTGGCCCTGGATGGTCAGCGTGCGGGCCAATGGCACACACATCTGTGCTGGCACCATCATTGCCTCCCAGTGGGTGCTGACTGTGGCCCACTGCCTGATCCGGTGAGTCAAGGCcgaggtggggtgggtggagaggcATTTGGAGCTGCTGTGGGCCCAGTCACCCCCTCCCTGCCAGCCGTTctggcagtggtggcagcagtggcagCTATGTGCTCTGCAGAGCCCCAcagtcccagccccagcctcacctGGGCTCCAAGCAGGTGGAGGCTGAGTCCTAAAAATTCCTTCACGGCTCCAGTCTTTTCAGTGTCCCACCGTTCGCTCCCCTCGCCTGGCCTCTCAGTCCCGTGCAGTCATTCCGCAGATGGGAAATGCAAGCTCAGAAGCCATTTGTCTGGCCTCATGCCTCCTCTCCATGGGAAGAAGCTCCTAGTTCCTTCATTTCACCCCCTTTGCACCCACATCCTTGTTCCTCCCTTCAATCAACCGTCTCTGACACTTCTTTGAGCAAGGCCCTGGCCTGGACACTGGGGGCAGAGGAGGGATGGATCATTCCTTCCAGCTTGGTGGGGGAGACAGAAAGGAAGATAGATGCTCACAAGGGTGCCTGGTTGGTGTGGGGACAAAAGAGGGAGTGTTCTGATGTTTTGGGGCCAGGAGTGCTGGCTGTGAGAGCTGACGAGTGAAATGTGTTCCAGGCCTAAGGGCCAACATACAGACTCCAAGGGGTACCCTAGGGGTGCGCAGCTAGACAGCCAGGCCATGGCGCATTCCATGGAGCTGGAAGGAGTGGAATTGCCTCCTCCAGGGCACAGCATGGGGTGAAAGAGTCCATGCCACGGACTGAGAGTAGAGTTTGGAACCAGAGAAAACTGGGTCCGCATCCCTTCCACTGCCTCCTAGCTATGCAGCCCTGAGTGGCTCCTtgggcttctctgagcctcagtttccccctccaTAAAATGAAAGGTCGTGAGGACTGGACCACACAGTGAGTGTGCAGGGCCCTGTTCATGTCTGTGGTGAGGAGTAGGCTCAGGGGCTTGAAGCAGGTGGGTGGCCCCTCCTGGATCATCTGGGAGGGCAGCAGACTGGGGgaaggcccaggctggaggctggggcagggggccTGGAGCTGATCATGGCCTCCCCTCACGGCCCCCCTAGGCGTGATGTTATCTACTCAGTGAGGGTGGGGAGTCCATGGATTGACCGGATGACGCAGACCGCCTCTGATGTCCCGGTGCTCCAGGTCATCATGCATAGCAGGTACCGGGCCCAGCGGTTCTGGTCCTGGGTGGGCCAGGCCAACGACATCGGCCTCCTCAAGCTCGAGCAGGAACTCAAGTACAGCAAGTACGTGTGGCCCATCTGCCTGCCTGGCACAGACTATGTGTTGAAGGACCATTCCCTCTGCACTGTGACGGGCTGGGGACTTCCCAAGGCTGACGGTGAGTCAAAGCCTCCGCAGACCAGGGCAGGTGCTGTGAGAAAGGACGTGGGTGCAGGCCAGGGTGCCACCACAGATGGATGTTTCTGAGGCACCTTCCCCAGGGAGCCTGCCGCTCCTGGGACCTTCCTGCCAGGCTGTCATCTCTGAGGTCTCCTTCCCCTTGAGGATCTCGCAGGGAACACCTCACTGCTGCTCCAGCCTCAGGGGACCTCAATTGCCTCTGAATCCTGAGCCAGGCCAGGGCATGTAAACAGAACTTCCTTGAAGGCAGACAGGCACAGAGTAATACCTCACAGTCCACACCCACTGCCCAGGCATCGGCAGCTTGCCGCAGAGCACCTGcatcttccctctgtgcatcTTCCCTCCCCCAGGTGCTATTTGGGCCTTTGTCTTCTGGTCAGAGATGCTTCTTTTAGGTGCCCGTAGTGGGAAATGGTAGAAGAGGAAGCTGCAAAGAAGCTGGCGCTGTTATGGTCAGCAGGCAGAAGTCCCTGCTGTGATCTCCTAGGGCCCTGGGACCTCCCAGCACAGCTGGGCATAGAAGGGGCCACCAGAACAGCCCGAGGTCCCCCTTGGCTTCTTAAACATACTCTGATTCCCAAGAGGGGCCCAGACTCCAGCTCTCTTTCCTGCACCCTCTAGCCCACTGGCCTTTAGCTCTGTGTACCCCTGA containing:
- the PRSS50 gene encoding probable threonine protease PRSS50, whose translation is MGPWCQSLARGQRPRTSAPSRAGALLLLLLLLLRPAGCWGAGEAPGALSTADPADQSVQCVPKATCPSSRPRLLRQAPTTQTPPLTTMETQSPVSEGKVDPYHFCGFSYEQDPTLRDPEAVARRWPWMVSVRANGTHICAGTIIASQWVLTVAHCLIRRDVIYSVRVGSPWIDRMTQTASDVPVLQVIMHSRYRAQRFWSWVGQANDIGLLKLEQELKYSKYVWPICLPGTDYVLKDHSLCTVTGWGLPKADGMWPQFQTIQEKEVIILNSKECDNFYHNFTKIPTLVRIIKSQMMCAEDTHREQFCYELTGEPLVCSMEGTWYLVGLVSWGAGCQKSEAPPIYLQVSSYQHWIWDCLNGQALALPAPSRALLLALPLPLSLLAAL